Proteins from one Faecalibacterium sp. I3-3-33 genomic window:
- a CDS encoding argininosuccinate synthase — protein MSEVKKVVLAYSGGLDTSIIIPWLKEHYNNCEVIAVCGNVGQKGELEGLEERAKASGASKLYIEDLTDEFVEDYVIPTMQAGADYEGYLLGTSFARPILAKRVVEIARAEGADAVCHGSTGKGNDQVRFELAIMHFAPNLKIITPWREWDIQSRDEEIDYAEAHHIPLKISRETNYSKDKNLWHLSHEGLDLEDPGNEPQYDKAGFLELGVSPKTAPDKSEFVELEFEKGAPVALNGEKLKPAAIIAKLNEIGGRNGIGLYDVVENRLVGMKSRGVYETPGGTILYKAHEVLETLTLDKLTAHKKRELAITFGELVYDGQWFSPLRKALSAFVTSTQEHVTGKVRLELYKGNLINAGVWSPFSLYREDIATFAAGGDYKQSDATGFISIYGLPTKVQAIVNSEKEGQ, from the coding sequence ATGTCTGAGGTCAAAAAGGTCGTGCTGGCATATTCCGGCGGTCTGGACACATCGATTATCATCCCGTGGCTGAAAGAGCACTACAACAACTGCGAGGTCATTGCCGTGTGCGGCAACGTGGGGCAGAAGGGTGAGCTGGAAGGCTTGGAAGAGCGTGCCAAGGCAAGCGGCGCATCCAAGCTGTACATCGAAGACCTGACCGATGAATTTGTGGAGGATTACGTCATTCCCACCATGCAGGCCGGGGCAGATTACGAGGGTTATCTGCTGGGCACCAGCTTTGCCCGCCCCATTTTGGCAAAACGCGTGGTGGAGATTGCCCGCGCCGAGGGTGCGGATGCGGTCTGCCACGGCAGCACCGGCAAAGGCAACGATCAGGTGCGCTTTGAGCTGGCCATCATGCACTTTGCACCCAACCTGAAGATCATCACCCCGTGGCGCGAGTGGGACATCCAGAGCCGCGATGAGGAGATCGACTATGCCGAGGCTCATCACATCCCGCTGAAGATCAGCCGCGAGACCAACTACTCCAAGGACAAGAACCTGTGGCACCTGAGCCACGAGGGTCTTGATCTGGAAGACCCAGGCAACGAGCCTCAGTACGATAAGGCCGGCTTCCTCGAATTGGGTGTCAGTCCCAAGACCGCACCGGACAAGTCCGAGTTCGTGGAGCTGGAATTTGAAAAGGGCGCTCCTGTGGCTCTGAACGGCGAGAAGCTGAAGCCCGCTGCCATCATCGCAAAGCTGAATGAGATCGGCGGACGCAACGGCATCGGCCTGTACGATGTAGTGGAGAACCGTCTTGTGGGCATGAAGAGCCGCGGCGTCTATGAGACCCCCGGCGGCACCATCCTGTACAAAGCCCACGAAGTGCTGGAAACTCTGACGCTGGACAAGCTCACCGCCCACAAGAAGCGTGAGCTGGCCATCACCTTTGGCGAACTGGTGTATGATGGCCAGTGGTTCAGCCCGCTGCGCAAAGCTCTGAGTGCCTTTGTCACCTCCACACAGGAGCATGTCACCGGCAAGGTGCGTCTGGAACTGTACAAGGGCAACCTCATCAATGCAGGGGTCTGGTCGCCGTTCTCTCTGTATCGTG
- a CDS encoding DUF4866 domain-containing protein: protein MATIFSREEKAEALFGEILKNPEACRRLMDTFNDSLDMADVLDAPAVSAQQFAAALFNAYENKDLSAFLMAICQHSMFDLLRNAALIPFKFNADGQPNPVILTDDAGVLLPNNKFAVSSKVYDRFIRVFQKQEKVKMYLASGYCKYHGYDEGSMDVVEYHYNQHLGLLLIYELPDTVKQKVTEAEAYSTVWDIQMKLQHALPRSVVYYGQDTLKDSGTRYDELGVFLPLEHFADRLERHVETATKIVYGE, encoded by the coding sequence ATGGCAACGATATTTTCAAGGGAAGAAAAGGCAGAGGCACTGTTCGGGGAGATCCTGAAAAATCCAGAAGCCTGCCGACGCCTGATGGATACCTTCAACGACTCGCTGGACATGGCAGACGTACTGGATGCGCCGGCCGTGAGTGCACAGCAGTTTGCCGCAGCGCTGTTCAATGCCTACGAGAACAAGGATCTGTCTGCCTTTCTGATGGCGATCTGCCAGCACAGTATGTTTGACCTGCTACGGAACGCTGCCCTGATCCCGTTCAAATTCAACGCCGATGGTCAGCCGAACCCGGTGATCCTGACGGATGATGCCGGCGTTCTTTTGCCGAACAACAAATTTGCCGTGAGCAGCAAAGTATACGACCGGTTCATCCGGGTGTTCCAGAAGCAGGAAAAGGTAAAAATGTACCTTGCCAGCGGCTACTGCAAGTATCACGGCTACGACGAAGGCTCGATGGATGTGGTGGAGTACCACTACAACCAGCATTTGGGGCTGCTGCTGATCTACGAACTGCCGGACACCGTGAAGCAGAAGGTAACGGAAGCGGAGGCCTACTCCACCGTCTGGGATATCCAGATGAAGCTGCAGCACGCACTGCCCCGTTCCGTGGTCTACTATGGACAGGATACGCTCAAGGACAGCGGAACACGCTACGATGAACTTGGCGTTTTTCTACCGCTGGAACACTTTGCCGACCGGCTGGAACGCCATGTGGAAACTGCTACCAAGATCGTTTACGGCGAGTAA
- a CDS encoding threonine/serine ThrE exporter family protein — MGQRQSEIIKNHMEVYWHDYASASKGVPITEAGLVEKASVIGRTGLMLLECGTGAWRVRSSMNTLSRELGVTTTADIGLLSIEFTCFDGDQCYTQSLCLTNTGVNTSRLNRLEHFVNDFDREGKFMTGEELHSHLDEIERLHGLYSPIALGFAAALACGCFTFLLGGGIVEMLCAFCGAGIGNFVRCKLTKHHFTLFLGITASVCSASLVYAILLKLAEVLFAVSAQHEAGYICSMLFIIPGFPFITSGIDLAKLDMRSGLERLAYAILIILVATMTAWIMALLLHLQPVQFPALSLTLPEEIVFRLLASFGGVFGFSLMFNSPRNLAVCAALIGAVTNTFRLELVSLAGFPPAIAAFLGALLSGLLASCLKSAVGYPRISVTVPSIVIMVPGLYFYRAIYNLGILSLMDSAIWFANAILIIVALPLGLIFARIVTDKTFRYCT, encoded by the coding sequence ATGGGACAACGGCAAAGTGAGATCATCAAAAATCACATGGAAGTCTACTGGCACGACTATGCGTCGGCCAGCAAGGGCGTTCCCATTACCGAGGCGGGGCTTGTGGAAAAAGCCTCCGTCATTGGACGCACCGGGCTGATGCTGCTGGAATGCGGCACCGGCGCATGGCGTGTCCGAAGCTCCATGAACACCCTTTCGCGGGAGCTGGGAGTCACAACAACAGCGGACATCGGCCTGTTGTCCATTGAGTTCACCTGCTTTGACGGTGACCAGTGTTATACCCAGTCACTCTGTCTGACAAATACGGGCGTGAATACCTCCCGGCTGAACCGACTGGAGCATTTCGTCAACGACTTCGACCGGGAAGGAAAATTTATGACCGGCGAAGAACTGCACAGCCACCTCGATGAGATCGAGCGCCTCCACGGCTTGTATTCGCCCATCGCGCTGGGCTTTGCAGCTGCACTGGCCTGCGGCTGCTTCACCTTTCTGCTTGGCGGCGGCATTGTGGAAATGCTGTGTGCCTTCTGCGGTGCAGGTATCGGCAACTTTGTACGGTGCAAGCTGACAAAGCACCATTTCACCCTGTTTCTGGGCATTACGGCGTCGGTCTGTTCAGCAAGCCTCGTGTATGCCATCCTGCTGAAGCTGGCAGAGGTGCTGTTTGCCGTATCGGCGCAGCACGAGGCGGGGTATATCTGCTCCATGCTCTTCATCATTCCGGGCTTTCCGTTCATTACCAGCGGCATCGACCTTGCCAAGCTGGATATGCGCTCCGGGCTGGAACGTCTGGCCTACGCCATCCTCATCATTCTGGTGGCAACCATGACGGCTTGGATCATGGCACTGCTGCTGCATTTGCAGCCGGTGCAGTTCCCTGCCCTGAGCCTGACACTCCCGGAAGAGATCGTGTTCCGGCTGCTGGCAAGTTTTGGCGGTGTGTTCGGCTTTTCGCTCATGTTCAACAGTCCCCGGAACCTGGCAGTCTGCGCCGCCCTTATCGGTGCGGTAACGAACACGTTCCGGCTGGAGCTGGTGAGCCTTGCGGGCTTTCCGCCCGCTATTGCAGCGTTTCTGGGCGCACTGCTGTCCGGATTGCTGGCCTCCTGCCTGAAGAGCGCCGTTGGTTATCCCCGCATCTCCGTCACCGTGCCGTCCATCGTTATCATGGTACCGGGACTGTATTTCTACCGTGCCATCTATAATCTGGGCATCCTGTCTCTGATGGACTCTGCCATATGGTTTGCAAATGCCATTCTCATCATCGTGGCACTGCCGTTAGGGCTGATCTTCGCCCGTATTGTCACTGACAAGACTTTCCGTTATTGCACCTGA